In one window of Zingiber officinale cultivar Zhangliang chromosome 11A, Zo_v1.1, whole genome shotgun sequence DNA:
- the LOC122031340 gene encoding nucleobase-ascorbate transporter 12-like: WFISSVLAALWGTGVASTTLTENIHTIATTKMGSRRAIELGAVILILLSFVGKIGGFIASIPDVMVAGLLCCMWAMIAALGLSNLRYSETGSSRNNIIIGLSLFLSLSVPAYFQQYGLIPSSNSSVPSYFQPYAVASHGPIHTSSRGVNYVLNTLFSFHMVIAFIVAFILDNTVPGSRQERGVYVWSEPEAAKREPAITKDYGLPFRIGRMFTWVKWVGL, encoded by the exons tggttcatctCTAGTGTCTTGGCTGCACTTTGGGGCACAGGAGTCGCTTCAACCACTCTCACTGAGAATATTCACACTATTGCTACAACTAAAATGGGTAGTCGGAGAGCTATTGAGCTCGGTGCTGTCATTCTCATTCTGTTATCTTTTGTTG GGAAAATAGGAGGATTTATAGCTTCTATCCCAGATGTCATGGTGGCTGGTCTTCTTTGCTGTATGTGGGCCATGATTGCTGCTCTGGGCTTGTCAAACCTGCGATACAGCGAGACTGGAAGCTCCAGGAATAATATCATAATTGGCCTCTCATTGTTTCTCTCATTATCAGTACCTGCCTACTTCCAGCAATATGGACTTATTCCATCTTCAAATTCATCCGTTCCAAGTTACTTCCAACCATATGCTGTTGCATCTCATGGACCTATTCATACAAGTTCTCGAGGG GTGAACTATGTTCTGAATACTTTGTTTTCATTTCACATggtgattgcatttattgttgcaTTTATTCTTGACAACACTGTTCCTGGGAGCCGTCAAGAACGTGGAGTATATGTTTGGTCTGAACCAGAGGCAGCAAAAAGGGAACCAGCCATTACCAAAGACTACGGCTTGCCTTTCAGAATCGGACGTATGTTCACATGGGTGAAATGGGTTGGCTTATAG